The Aestuariibaculum lutulentum genome segment TGTAAATTTAGTTGGCTGATCCTGTGCCACGCAACTTAACATACTGAAACAAAAAACAACACTTAATACTAATAATCTCATTCTAGCTAATTTTTAAATGCAAATTTACTGTAGTTTTACTTTAGGGTCTAACCAAACGTAAACTATATCTACAAAAATATTAATAATTATAAAGAGTAATGCTATTATTAACACCGCACCCATAATTACAGGTAAATCTAGTGTATTTAAAGCATTTACAATTTCCTTTCCTAAACCATTCCAACCAAAAATATACTCTACGAAAACCGCTCCAGCCAACATAGAGGCAAACCAACCTGAAATGGCTGTAACCACCGGATTCAAAGCATTTTTTACTGCGTGACGCCTAATAATTTGAAATTCGCTTAAGCCTTTAGCTCTTGCTGTTCGAATATAATCCTGATTGAAAACTTCAAGCAACGAATTACGCATCAACTGAATAACTACAGCCAATGGGCGAATCCCTAAGACAATTGCAGGTAGAATTAAATTCTTCCATTTAATATGCATGGCTTCACCAAAATCGTCCAGTTCATATAAACTCCCTGTCATTTCTAAATTGGTGTATTCATGAAGAACATAACCGAAAAACCAGGCAAATAAAATAGCACTGAAAAACGACGGTACGCTCATACCAAACGTACTGAAAATCTGTATGGTTTTATCTAACCAGGTGTCTTTGTATAAGGCTGAAACGATACCCAATAAAATGCCAAACAGCATAGCAATAACTATTGAGGATATAGCCAACACAAAGGTATTTGGTAAGGTTTCACCCAATACCTGGGTAACCTTCTTACCTTGTTTGGTAAACGATTCGCGTAAATATGGAAATTTTAATACCATTGTAGTTTTTCCTATTGTAAACAATTTGACCGCCCTGTATTTGTCAGACTGTAAATACGTGTAATCTTCTAGATTTGTAGAATGAAACGATAAAAGTGATAAATCATTCAGATAATAAAAATATTGGGTACTTACCGGCTTATCGAATCCGTATTTCTGTTTAACAATAGCCAACTGATTACTGTCTTCATTTTGTCCCAGCATCATCTGTGCCGGGTCTCCAGGAAGCACATTAAATAAAAAGAATATTACAGTAACTACCCCAAACAACGTGAGGAAAGCATAAGTAATTTTATTTAATAAGTAGCTAATCAGTTTATTCTTGTTTTAATACCGCTTTTACTAACGACGTATAATTTGTTTTATTGACTTTATTGATAGAATCTAACTCATTCCCTTCCTTTACTTCCTTTAAAACGTGCAGAGATTCTATTGTTTCTTCATCTAACGCTCCCAAAGCCTCTTCTGTTGAAATTTCATCATCAATCAAATATAGAGTTCCATCATCTTTTACTGCTTCAGGTTTTCTCTCAACCTTCGGTAATTGTAAAGTTTCAATATCATTCCAGTGCACTTTCTGCTGAATGGTTCCCTGATCCATTTCAATAATACCCGGATTAGCACGAACTACAGTTTTTAAAGCTTTTTCATCGCATAAATACCATTCAAAATCTAAACCATAAGTTGCGTTGATTTTTTGTTTAGCATCATCACCTGAAGCTGTTAAACCAATAACCGTATAGCCTAAACCTTTTGCGCGTTCTGAAAATATTTTAAGCTTTTCTGCGCCTTCTTTCTCTATCTTCTCCAGACTGTATGATACAATAACAATTACATTATCTTCATGTAAAAAGTATTCGGTTAAATCATCTCCATTTGAATTTTCTATTGAAAAATCATAAATCGGAGGTTGATAACCTTCATCGAGAACTTCAGTATCTACACTTACAAAATTACCATCAACAGAAGGGTAATCTCCTAAAGTTTTAATCACTTCCTCTTTACCATTTACGTTAAATTTCCAGCTATATTCTATAACAGGTTTTGGTGCGTCATCTGGAGTAGACATACCTTCTTCGATATTTGCTCCTATTTTATACGCTCTGAAATCTACTACCGGCAAATGCATTAATACATGAAATCCTAACCATAAGCAGAAAATAAAGCTCAACATTGCTAAAATGGTTGTTGGCAATTGTGTGAATACCGGTGTAATGTATTTTTTTCCAATGAATAATATTAAAATGAACACCAACAGAATAACATCTTTAGTGAAACTCTCCCAAGGGGTTAGTTTTAAAGCATCACCAAAACATCCACAATCTTTAACCTTATCGAAATACGCCGAATAAAAGGTTAAAAAGGTAAAGAACACAATCATGCCTAATAAACTCCAAACCGTAAATTTAGGTTTGTAACCAATCAGTAAAAATACGCCCAAAATCACCTCAAATACCACAACAAAAATGGAAATCATTAAGGCATATGGCTCTAAAAAGGGAATGTTTAAAACATCTTGACTAAAATATTCCTGTAATTTATAGGAAAACCCAAGTGGGTCGTTAAGTTTTATTAATCCGGAAATTATAAATAATACACCAACAAATATGCGGCTTAGGGCAACTAAAATTTTCATATTAAGCGTTTAAGTGAATTAGGGCAAATACAGCATAATTAATCATGTCCTGATAGTTGGCATCAATACCTTCACTAACCAAGGTTTTTCCGGCATTGTTTTCAATCTGTTTAACTCGCAATAATTTTTGCAGAATTAAATCGGTTAAGCTGCTTACACGCATATCTCGCCAGGCCTCACCGTAGTCATGGTTTTTATCTTCCATCAACTTTTTAGTGATAGCTACTTGCTTTTCATAAAGTTCAGTAACTTCCTCGGTCGATAAGTCCGGCTGATCGGCAATACCTTTTTCAATCTGTATCAAAGCCATAATACAGTAATTTATAATCCCAATAAATTCGCTTACTTCTCCCTCGTCTACTTTACGCACATCGTTCTCTTGAAGACTGCGAATGCGCTGGGCTTTAATAAAAATCTGATCGGTTAAAGACGGTAAACGCATAATGCGCCACGCACAACCATAATCAGACATTTTCTTGATAAATAAACTTTTACAGGTATCTATAACAGCATCGTATTGCTTTGAAGTATCTTGCATGTATAAAATTGAATTTTGGGTAAATTTCGCTTAAATTGTTTAAAGTTCAAAAGCAAGAGCCTTAAAGTTTATTTAATATTTATTTTATAATGAATACCTACTTGTAATTCTTTAATTTTACACGGCTTATTCGATTACTGAATACAAGACCATTTTATTAAAATGCGTCACATTTTAAGATTTAGAACACCATTATGACCATAAACTGCAAAGGAGAACTCATCGATTTATCAACGCCAAAAGTGATGGGAATTTTAAACATCACCCCTGATTCTTTCTATGATGGCGGAAAACATAAAAATGAAGCCGACATTTTAAATCATGTGGAAACCATGCTTAATGAAGGCGCAACGTTCATTGATGTTGGCGCTTACAGTTCAAGACCCAACGCTGCTTTTGTAACAGAAACAGAAGAACTTCAGCGCATCACTCCTATTATCGATTTAATTCTGAAATCTTTCCCTGAAACTTTAATCTCAGTAGATACGTTTAGAAGTGCTGTTGCCAAACAAGCCATTGAATCGGGTGCAGCCATAATTAATGATATTTCAGCAGGACTGTTAGATGAAAATATGCTGCCTACGGTTGCCGATTTGCATGTTCCGTATATTATGATGCACATGCGTGGCACACCACAAACCATGCAGCAATTCACCAAATACGATAATCTAACAAAAGATATTTTATTCTATTTCTCCGAACGCATTGCAGCTGCCAGAGCTTTAGGGATTATAGATGTTATTGTAGATCCTGGTTTCGGATTTTCGAAAACTCTGGAGCAGAATTATGAGCTAATGAAACACCTAGAGCTTTTTAAAATGCTCGATAAAGCCTTACTTGTAGGTGTATCCAGAAAATCGATGATTTACAAATACCTCGACACCAATCCACAGGAAGCGTTAAACGGCACAAGCATTTTAAATACCGTCGCTTTACAGAAAGGCGCTGCTATTTTACGTGTTCATGATGTTAAGGAAGCCATGGAATGTGTTAAGCTAATGGAAGCCTTAAATAATTAATCTTATTTTACTAAATTTACCAAAACCCATTCGCCTTGGATATATTTAATGACCTTCTAAAATTTTCTGTTGTCGACATTATAGACGTGTTTTTAGTAGCCCTGCTACTCTATTATGTTTATAAACTTATTAAAGGTACTGTTGCCATCAATATTTTTATTGGAATCATCATTACTTATCTGGTATGGCGCCTTACCGAATTCCTTAACATGGAATTGCTCTCCGGCATTTTTGGAGGA includes the following:
- the folP gene encoding dihydropteroate synthase, with the protein product MTINCKGELIDLSTPKVMGILNITPDSFYDGGKHKNEADILNHVETMLNEGATFIDVGAYSSRPNAAFVTETEELQRITPIIDLILKSFPETLISVDTFRSAVAKQAIESGAAIINDISAGLLDENMLPTVADLHVPYIMMHMRGTPQTMQQFTKYDNLTKDILFYFSERIAAARALGIIDVIVDPGFGFSKTLEQNYELMKHLELFKMLDKALLVGVSRKSMIYKYLDTNPQEALNGTSILNTVALQKGAAILRVHDVKEAMECVKLMEALNN
- a CDS encoding BT_3928 family protein is translated as MKILVALSRIFVGVLFIISGLIKLNDPLGFSYKLQEYFSQDVLNIPFLEPYALMISIFVVVFEVILGVFLLIGYKPKFTVWSLLGMIVFFTFLTFYSAYFDKVKDCGCFGDALKLTPWESFTKDVILLVFILILFIGKKYITPVFTQLPTTILAMLSFIFCLWLGFHVLMHLPVVDFRAYKIGANIEEGMSTPDDAPKPVIEYSWKFNVNGKEEVIKTLGDYPSVDGNFVSVDTEVLDEGYQPPIYDFSIENSNGDDLTEYFLHEDNVIVIVSYSLEKIEKEGAEKLKIFSERAKGLGYTVIGLTASGDDAKQKINATYGLDFEWYLCDEKALKTVVRANPGIIEMDQGTIQQKVHWNDIETLQLPKVERKPEAVKDDGTLYLIDDEISTEEALGALDEETIESLHVLKEVKEGNELDSINKVNKTNYTSLVKAVLKQE
- a CDS encoding DUF1599 domain-containing protein, with the protein product MQDTSKQYDAVIDTCKSLFIKKMSDYGCAWRIMRLPSLTDQIFIKAQRIRSLQENDVRKVDEGEVSEFIGIINYCIMALIQIEKGIADQPDLSTEEVTELYEKQVAITKKLMEDKNHDYGEAWRDMRVSSLTDLILQKLLRVKQIENNAGKTLVSEGIDANYQDMINYAVFALIHLNA
- a CDS encoding ABC transporter permease; this encodes MISYLLNKITYAFLTLFGVVTVIFFLFNVLPGDPAQMMLGQNEDSNQLAIVKQKYGFDKPVSTQYFYYLNDLSLLSFHSTNLEDYTYLQSDKYRAVKLFTIGKTTMVLKFPYLRESFTKQGKKVTQVLGETLPNTFVLAISSIVIAMLFGILLGIVSALYKDTWLDKTIQIFSTFGMSVPSFFSAILFAWFFGYVLHEYTNLEMTGSLYELDDFGEAMHIKWKNLILPAIVLGIRPLAVVIQLMRNSLLEVFNQDYIRTARAKGLSEFQIIRRHAVKNALNPVVTAISGWFASMLAGAVFVEYIFGWNGLGKEIVNALNTLDLPVIMGAVLIIALLFIIINIFVDIVYVWLDPKVKLQ